The following proteins come from a genomic window of Drosophila sulfurigaster albostrigata strain 15112-1811.04 chromosome X, ASM2355843v2, whole genome shotgun sequence:
- the LOC133849401 gene encoding transmembrane protein 203 gives MFKLSELVRWLGLTEFEILVNLCGLLVFTITLAFKIAGTFNNLFPEMMNDWFSIFSPLFFIDICNAYFCVIVGIRMYLDSDNKRKALHRFMWSTYFLVLIAIFKYLLCLKLSGKTGLEYSEVFTPIFVLLQLVAVRACQLPNSI, from the coding sequence ATGTTTAAGCTATCTGAGCTGGTTCGTTGGCTTGGCCTCACCGAATTCGAGATTTTGGTGAATCTTTGCGGTCTCTTGGTATTCACAATAACGCTGGCCTTTAAAATTGCCGGCACATTCAACAATCTATTCCCGGAGATGATGAACGATTGGTTTAGCATCTTTAGTCCATTGTTTTTCATCGATATTTGCAATGCCTATTTCTGTGTTATTGTCGGCATACGAATGTATTTGGATTCGGATAACAAACGCAAGGCGTTGCATCGCTTTATGTGGAGCACATATTTCCTTGTTCTGATTGCCATCTTCAAGTATCTGTTGTGTCTCAAATTGTCGGGCAAAACGGGTCTTGAGTATAGCGAGGTCTTCACACCCATCTTTGTGCTGTTACAATTGGTTGCAGTACGCGCTTGCCAGCTGCCCAACTCTATTTAA
- the LOC133849400 gene encoding ribonuclease P protein subunit p20, whose translation MMDNSNPTIERGAKPRNNNRRNYNPQRANPNHRVVRKQPPRVAATDNRHNIYITSKTDFRAQQKRCEDLLNSGAKEIYLHCMGYSITRGLNLALRLIQNSEGALSYVINTSTIKLLDELHPLCDEDDLTFRQRNNSALHIKIYNSSLFDIVVPQLPVPANLPAHDQHQPKTKQQTHRKQQQQQQKQRQQK comes from the exons atgatGGACAACAGCAATCCAACAATTGAGCGCGGTGCAAAGCCTAGAAACAACAATAGAAGAAACTACAATCCCCAACGTGCCAATCCCAATCATCGTGTGGTTCGTAAACAACCTCCGCGTGTAGCTGCCACAGACAACAGgcataatatttacattaccAGCAAGACGGACTTTAGA GCACAACAGAAGCGATGCGAGGATCTGCTTAATTCCGGAGCTAAGGAAATCTATCTGCATTGCATGGGATATTCGATTACACGTGGTCTCAATTTGGCATTGCGTTTAATTCAGAACTCGGAGGGCGCTCTAAGTTACGTGATAAATACGTCCACAATTAAGCTGCTGGATGAGCTGCATCCGCTGTGTGATGAGGATGATTTAACGTTTCGTCAGCGCAACAACTCGGCGTTGCACATTAAGATATACAACAGCAGTTTGTTTGATATTGTGGTGCCCCAATTGCCAGTGCCAGCAAATTTGCCAGCTCACGATCAACATCAGCCAAAGACAAAGCAGCAAACACAccgcaagcaacagcagcagcaacaaaagcaaagacaaCAGAAGTAA